The Methanopyrus kandleri AV19 DNA segment GCGTCATCCCGCCGGCACGTTCAGGCGAGCGGGCCCAGTTCCTTCGCCCGCTCGTGCATCTCCTTGACGGCGGCGACGAACTTGTCGGCTTCCGCGGAGGACATGAAGTATATCTCGACGCGCTCCGGCTCGATGCCGAGCTCCTCTAGCAGCTTCTTGGCCGCCTGCACCCGGCGCTCGCACTTGAGATTACCGTCCTCGTAGCTGCACTCTCCCTTCTTTCATCCGGCGACGAAAACCGTCCACGCGCCCTTGGCGAGCGCCGTCAGGATGTGTTCGATGCCGACGCGGCCCGTGCACGGTACCCTCACGATCCTGACGCTGCTGGGGTACTGGGCCCTTCCGGTACCCGCTAGGTCCGCCGCACCGTAGCCTCACTCGTAACAGCAGAAGGCCACGACGACCGACTCCTCGGACATGGTCATCACCCGATCGTGCACCGCTCCGTCCGTTTTAAATCGGTTACCATCCCGAGGGGTCGATCGGGGAGATCCACGTGAAGAGGGTCGAGCTGGAGGGTATCCCGGAGGTTCGGGGGACCGTCTGTCCGCCTCCCTCGAAGAGCGGGTCCCACCGGGCCCTGATCGCCGCCTCGTTATGCGACGGGAGTACCGAGCTCTGGAACGTGCTGGACGCGGAAGACGTGCGCGCGACGCTTCGCCTATGTCGGATGCTGGGGGCGGAGGTGGACGTCGACGGTGAGGAGCGGCTCGAGGCGACGGTCTCCGGGTTCGGGGATTCCCCGCGTGCGCCCGAGGACGTCGTGGACTGCGGGAACTCGGGGACTACGTTAAGGTTGGGGTGCGGGCTGGCCGCCCTCGTCGAGGGCACCACAATCCTGACGGGGGACGACTCCCTCAGGTCCCGTCCCGTCGGGGACCTCCTGGCGGCGCTCCGCTCCCTGGGTGTGGACGCCCGCGGAAGGGTGGTGCGGGGTGAGGAGTACCCCCCGGTGGTGATCTCGGGGCGCCCGCTCCGGGAACGCGTCGCGGTGTACGGGGACGTCAGCTCCCAGTTCGTGAGCGCGCTCCTCTTTCTGGGTGCCGGGCTCGGTGCGCTCCGCGTGGACGTGGTGGGGGACCTGCGCTCTCGCCCCTACGTGGACATGACCGTCGAGACGCTGGAGCGGTTCGGGGTCTCGGTGGTACGGGAGGGTTCCTCGTTCGAGGTGGAGGGACGGCCTCGCTCACCCGGGAAGTTGCGGGTCGAGAACGATTGGAGTTCCGCGGGGTACTTCGTCGCGCTCGGCGCGATAGGTGGTGAGATGAGAATCGAGGGGGTGGACCTCGACTCCTCGCACCCGGATCGCAGGATCGTGGAGATCACGCGCGAGATGGGGGCCGAGGTCCGTAGGATCGACGGCGGTATCGTCGTGCGTTCGACGGGTCGACTGGAGGGGGTCGAGGTGGACCTCTCCGACTCGCCCGACCTGGTCCCGACCGTGGCGGCGATGGCGTGCTTCGCGGAGGGGGTCACGAGGATCGAGAACGTGGGTCACCTGCGGTACAAAGAGGTGGACAGGCTTCGGGCGCTCGCGGCGGAGCTACCCAAGTTCGGGGTGGAGGTAAGGGAGGGGAAGGATTGGCTGGAGATCGTGGGTGGAGAGCCGGTCGGGGCACGGGTCGATTCCCGGGGTGATCATCGGATGGCGATGGCGCTGGCGGTGGTGGGAGCCTTCGCACGGGGTAAAACGGTCGTCGAGCGCGCGGACGCGGTGTCCATCTCCTACCCGAGGTTCTGGGAGGATCTGGCGTCGGTCGGGGTGCCGGTCCACTCAGTGTAGGTTCGAGTGTCGGATCTCGAAGGCGCACGCGTTCACCAGCTCGCCGGCGCGGACCGCGCACTTGGCCTCCCTCACCTTATGCGGCTCTCGGCCGAAAGCCGCGAGAGTCTCGTGGATGAACCCCCTGGTAGCGTCGCACACGGACTCGTAGCCGCGCGGGAAGCCGGCGCACTCCGGACAGGGGGCCGCGACCACAACGTCCTCGTTCAGGTCGTAGCTGGTCCCCAACACCCTTTCGATGCACGTTAGGAACTCCCGGATCGACAGTACGTGGTACACGCGGAGGAGGGCACGGGCGTACGTCCTACCAGCCCAGAACAGCGTGGCGGGCGCCTCGAAGTCGAGAGACCTCCGGACGAGGTACCACGTCGCTATCCTGAGTGCGGCGGTCTCTTCGGGCTCGTACCTCGTCGCCGCGCGGGCTATCTCCGTCAACGCGTCCTCGTCCAGCCATCTGAGGTCCGGAACGACGAGTTTGGGCTCACGCCTGACGACGAAGGTGCAGACTTAGTCCCCGGCCGCCCTGCATCGGGTCTCGGCCACGGTGACCGGACGACCGATCTCGAGGCGGTAAGCTTCGGTGATGAACCCCCTGGTCAGGTGACACACCGGCCCGTCGATCCCACGGAGTCCCGCGCATTCCGGGCACTTCCGGACCGTGACGGTATCCCCTTCCACCTCGACCTCCGCCCCGAAGACCTCGGCGAACGCGCACAGGACCGACTCCAGGTCGTCTCCCCCTAGAATCCTGACTAGACGACGTCCCGCCTCGAAGAGGGCGGCGGTCCCGGTCTCCCTGGCGACCTCGATGAGAGCGATCCTCGTGAGCCGGTCGTAGGTGAGGAGCTCGTAAGGCGCGAACGCT contains these protein-coding regions:
- a CDS encoding hydrogenase iron-sulfur subunit, with product MSEESVVVAFCCYEUGYGAADLAGTGRAQYPSSVRIVRVPCTGRVGIEHILTALAKGAWTVFVAGUKKGECSYEDGNLKCERRVQAAKKLLEELGIEPERVEIYFMSSAEADKFVAAVKEMHERAKELGPLA
- a CDS encoding V4R domain-containing protein translates to MDLTEETLLRGAEATAEAFAPYELLTYDRLTRIALIEVARETGTAALFEAGRRLVRILGGDDLESVLCAFAEVFGAEVEVEGDTVTVRKCPECAGLRGIDGPVCHLTRGFITEAYRLEIGRPVTVAETRCRAAGD
- a CDS encoding 4-vinyl reductase, whose amino-acid sequence is MTEIARAATRYEPEETAALRIATWYLVRRSLDFEAPATLFWAGRTYARALLRVYHVLSIREFLTCIERVLGTSYDLNEDVVVAAPCPECAGFPRGYESVCDATRGFIHETLAAFGREPHKVREAKCAVRAGELVNACAFEIRHSNLH
- the aroA gene encoding 3-phosphoshikimate 1-carboxyvinyltransferase, which translates into the protein MKRVELEGIPEVRGTVCPPPSKSGSHRALIAASLCDGSTELWNVLDAEDVRATLRLCRMLGAEVDVDGEERLEATVSGFGDSPRAPEDVVDCGNSGTTLRLGCGLAALVEGTTILTGDDSLRSRPVGDLLAALRSLGVDARGRVVRGEEYPPVVISGRPLRERVAVYGDVSSQFVSALLFLGAGLGALRVDVVGDLRSRPYVDMTVETLERFGVSVVREGSSFEVEGRPRSPGKLRVENDWSSAGYFVALGAIGGEMRIEGVDLDSSHPDRRIVEITREMGAEVRRIDGGIVVRSTGRLEGVEVDLSDSPDLVPTVAAMACFAEGVTRIENVGHLRYKEVDRLRALAAELPKFGVEVREGKDWLEIVGGEPVGARVDSRGDHRMAMALAVVGAFARGKTVVERADAVSISYPRFWEDLASVGVPVHSV